A genomic stretch from Bradyrhizobium sp. 195 includes:
- a CDS encoding phasin: MTGATDPFSASIIPFEVPEQMRAFAEKGVSQARESYAKFKDAAETHNGTVEAVFTSASKGASEYTAKLVEFMKANSNAQLDFAQQLFGLKSPAEAMELWTGHTRTQLETFQAQAKELVELTQRVAAETAEPIKASASKFYKPAA, translated from the coding sequence ATGACAGGTGCGACTGATCCGTTTTCTGCCTCGATCATTCCGTTCGAGGTTCCCGAGCAGATGCGTGCGTTCGCCGAAAAGGGCGTGTCGCAGGCCCGCGAAAGCTACGCCAAGTTCAAGGACGCGGCCGAGACCCACAACGGCACCGTCGAGGCCGTGTTCACCTCGGCCTCCAAGGGCGCGAGCGAGTACACCGCCAAGCTGGTCGAGTTCATGAAGGCCAACAGCAACGCCCAGCTCGACTTCGCCCAGCAGCTGTTCGGCCTGAAGTCGCCGGCCGAAGCGATGGAGCTGTGGACCGGCCACACCCGCACCCAGCTCGAGACCTTCCAGGCCCAGGCCAAGGAGCTGGTCGAGCTGACCCAGCGCGTCGCCGCCGAGACCGCCGAGCCGATCAAGGCCAGCGCCTCGAAGTTCTACAAGCCCGCCGCCTGA